From a single Capsicum annuum cultivar UCD-10X-F1 chromosome 12, UCD10Xv1.1, whole genome shotgun sequence genomic region:
- the LOC107850574 gene encoding nuclear transcription factor Y subunit B-10 → MAEPASSGGGGSHESGGDPSPQSNLREQERYLPIANIGRIMKKALPANGKIAKDSKDTVQECVSEFISFITSEASDKCQKEKRKTINGDDLLSALATLGFEDYIEPLKVYLTRYREMEGDAKGSARVGDASVRKDIVGSQLGSNTQFMYEGSFAQGLNYGNSQI, encoded by the exons ATGGCGGAGCCAGCAAGTTCAGGAGGTGGCGGAAGCCATGAGAGTGGGGGCGACCCAAGTCCTCAGTCCAATTTGCGAGAACAGGAAAGGTACCTACCGATCGCTAATATTGGACGTATTATGAAGAAGGCATTGCCTGCTAATGGAAAGATCGCTAAGGATTCTAAGGACACTGTTCAGGAATGTGTATCTGAGTTCATTAGTTTTATCACTAGCGA agCTAGTGACAAGTGtcagaaagagaagagaaagacgATCAATGGAGATGATTTACTATCAGCCCTGGCTACCTTAGGATTTGAGGACTACATTGAACCACTCAAGGTCTATTTAACTAGGTACAGAGAG ATGGAG GGAGATGCCAAGGGTTCTGCAAGGGTTGGAGATGCATCTGTTAGAAAGGATATAGTTGGAAGCCAGCTTGGGTCCAATACGCAG TTCATGTATGAAGGTTCTTTTGCACAAGGCTTAAACTATGGAAACTCTCAAATATGA